The following DNA comes from Podarcis raffonei isolate rPodRaf1 chromosome 10, rPodRaf1.pri, whole genome shotgun sequence.
gatcacatgtctgtggccacagcatgaaccacaaaaatcatacatccactgtttcgtttagaatttttttttcttgttttcctcctctaaaaactacgtgcgtattatggtcgggtgcgtgttatagagcgaaaaatacggtagtaataataataataatatgccacccatctgactgggttgccccagccacttgagGTAGCTTCCAGCAACTTACATGACACACTTACATGACACACAGCTTTCTAGAGCTGGACGGGaacctgagagtcatctagtccacccccctgcaatgcaggagattagatagatgatagatgatagatagatagatagatagatagatagatagatagatagatatagatagatagatagatgatagatagatagatagatagatgatagatagatagatagatagatagatagatagatagatagatagatagatgatagatagatgatagatccaTAGATCCACTGAAGGTTTAGGCTGGAAAAGCAACAGCAGGAGAGACTGCTTatctctttaaaggtaaaggtaaaggtacccctgcccgtacgggccggtcgtgtccgactctggggttgcgtgctcttCTCACTTAAGAgaccgggagccggcgctgtccgaagacacttctgggtcacgtggccagcgtgacaaagctgctctggcgagccagcaccagcgcagcgcacggaaacgccgttaccttcccgctataaagcggtccctatttatctactcacactttgaggtgctttcgaactgctaggtgggcaggagctgggaacgaacaacgggagctcaccccgccgtggggattcgaaccaccgaccatgcgatcggcaagtcctaggcactgaggttttacccacagcgccacccgcgtccctgcttatCTCTTTACCTTTTCCCGAAACAATTGTTCCCATGCTGATTTTCTCCCCAAGGCAGAAAGATATGGGGACCAGGAGCATCCATCTTAACAATGGTCAAATAGATGTCTCCAATAACTCCATGTGCAAGATATGAGGGCAATAGCTGAATTGTGAAACACAGTGGCCAGGACAGCAAGCTACGAACCACAAGCCTTCAGGGCACGTGCGTAgctaggatttatgttgggggtgtGTGTCAGGATTTATATTATGTGGGGGGCACAACCGAGCTATCTGTGACCCAGTTGGTCAGTCGGCTAGGTATTTTTATCTATTTACTTCAAGGGGGGGAGCTGGCGCCCTTGGCCCCcccggtggcactgtggtctaaaccactgagccccttgggcttgccgatcagaaggttggtggtttgaatccccatgaagaggtgagctcccgttgctcggtcccaactcctgccaacatagcatttcaaaagcacactagtgcaagtagataaataggtaccgctccggcgggaaggcaaatggtgtttccgtgcactctggtttctgtcacggtgttctgttccACCAGAAGcggtgtagtcatgctggccacatgacccagaaagctgtctgtggacaaacgttggctccctcagccagtaaagcgagatgagcgctgcaaccccagagtcgttcacgactggacttaaccgtccaggggtcctttacctttaccagctacACCCATGCTCCAGGGCTGAATTCAGCCTTATGGCTGAACGAGATGAGATGCCAGAGATCTAGGATCAGATCTTTCATTTTCTTTGGGGAGGGACCTTAGATCAGAGGTGGAGAACATGCTTTGCCTGCCCAAAGTCCCAGGTGCAGACCTGGATTCATTTGAAAGGGTtaggcaggaataataataataataataataataataataataataataatatacagtggtacctcggtacctcgggttaagtacttaattcgttccggaggtccgttcttaacctgaaactgttcttaacctgaagcaccactttatctaatcgggcctcccactgctgccacgccgctgaagcacgatttctgttctcatcctgaagcaaaattcttaacccaaggtactatttctgggttagcagagtctgtaacctgaagcatatgtaacctgaagcgtatgtaacccgaggtaccactgtatttattccccagccactctgggtgccttccaacaaaagattaaaaatacattaaaacatcagtcattaaaaacttccctaaactgtaTAAGGCAGCCTTACTAGGGTCCTTGATTTTGTCCCTAGCATCTGATATCGattccctccagatgatgttgatcTTCAACTCCCTTCTGCCGCAGATAATGGAAGCTGAATCAAGCAACGTTTGGAGGCCTCTGTCTTCCACTACAGTCGTCGGGCCAGCTAAGTTACACTGGCATTGCTTCAAACCTGTAGTTAAGACGTTCCAGTGTAGCTATTAAGACCTAGGTGTAAAGAGCAATGAGTCACACACAGACTTCCTCTGCAACCAACAAACATAAGTAAACAAACTTCCCAAACTCAACATTCTGCTTCCCACGTAGAAAATTTGTCCCTGAGTTGCACACGACCTTGGTCCCTTTCTTGTcataaacatctggaaggccacatgttcccatccctgattttgagcaatattttttattgtttatgttaatctttcccttctcttttcctgCTGGGCTTTCCTCCTTTCTCTTACGAAAgccattaagggggggggggaataaatgaaatataaaatTGGCATTACATTGGCTACTTTCCAGTCCTCTGGTATGGAAGATGATCTGAGGGAAAAGTTAGGGCATCAGCAATGTCACATTTGAGCTCTTGGGTGGATGCCACCGAGACCCAAAAATTTCtctcgtttttgttttttattttatctattctgtgaaccgccctgagacccccggttATAGGGCAgtctataaattcaataaagaaaaacaaacaaataaatattaggCGTAGAACGTAGTCTctcgtcatttatttatttatttaatatattccaCCCTATACCTGAGGACGGTTCACGGAATAAAATcgagatataaaaccacaaaatacataataaaaacagacgCAAATAATTAATCTGGCTTCTTCGCAATCTCCAAATccgaaataaaaaaataaataccgaCACACTAAgcttgcaaaaaagagaggacaGTTTTCGACATGACAGCCCTACTCTGCTTTAGGCAGCAAAATCCCTTTTGTAAGCAGGAACACCCTTTGCATGTTTCCAGATGCACGTAGAAGATGTTTGCAGCAGAGAGTCATTGCCTAGCTACAGCTATTTCTCGTTTCCGGGGTTAATTTGGACTGTAATTGGAGCTATGGTAAATTCCAAAGACAAATTCCACAAGGAAAAACTTCCGTTGTTGATATCTCCATGGATTCTTAACTAGCAAATATTTCATACATGCACAGGCAATTATTTGCCTGTCATAGATGTTGAATCTAGGAGTGTCAGGTGGGGCCTGGCTATAAGAAAATATTACAGTGTGAAATACACTATAGACTGTTCAGGTTTCCAGTCAAGCCCTCTTCTAGAATATTCCATTTCTCACTTCCAAGTTAGTTGACATTCTGTGGTCAGAGAGACATTGCACAattttgtaaatcaacaaaatcttatatatatatatatatatatatatatatatacacagagagagagagagagagagagagagagagagagagagaatgtgcccATTCTTCACTGGGATTAGTTTTTTTGTGGGTAGGGGATCACCTCTGAAGACTGTTTCACCTCCTAAATATTTGCatgcttctgcaaaccttggggttccctcAAGCTGGCTGATATCTCCCTCTTGTGTGTGGATTGTACTGTTTTGGCTACGTAAGAACTGTCAACTGGAGAATGGAGTTTGGTATTAAGTCTATTTATGCAAGTGGCGTCCTATCTGTTTCGTTGCATTCCTAGTTGAAATATGTGTTACCTGAAAACTTTGACTGAGGGGAGTGGGCCTCACAAACAAGAATCATTGCTTGAcgtgtattaaaaaaaaagtccaacaGTAACTAATAGCTTTTGGGTCATTCTACCAttctacagagcctagggcttgccgatcagaaggctggcaattcgaatccccgtaatggggtgagctcccgttgctcagtccctcctcctgccaacctagcagttcaaaagcacgtcaaagtgtaagtagatgaataggtaccgctccggcgggaaggtaaatggcgtttccgtgcgctgctctggttcgccagaagcggctttcatgttggccacatgaccgggaagctgtatgtcgcctccctcggccagtaaagcgagatgagcgccgcaaccccagagtcgtttgcgactggggtccctttacctttaccttaccattctGTACCATTCTGCAGTACtgtcttattttatagtacagtatattgatcattgggacgcgggtggcgctgtgggtaaaagcctcagcgcctagggcttgccgatcgaaaggtcggcggttcgaatccccgcagcggggtgcgctcctgttgctcggtcccagcgcctgccaacctagcagttcagaagcacctccaggtgcaagtagataaatagggaccgcttactagcgggaaggtaaacggcgtttccatgtgcggctctggctcgccagagcagcgatgtcacgctggccacgtgacccggaagtgtctccggacagcgctggcccccggcctcttgagtgagatgggcgcacaaccctagagtctgtcaagactggcccgtacgggcaggggtacctttacctttaccttatattgattattgctttcattttatggatcaatggtctcgttagatagtaaaatccatgttaaattgctgtattaggggttgtttttaaaagtctggaacggattagtctattttgcattactttctatgggaaagcgcgccttggttttagaacgctttggttttggaactgacttctggaacgggttaaatttgagaaccaaggtaccactgcatatagtTTTAAAGTCCTGTACACAACTTTTAGAGTATACTTGTGGAACAATATTGCTATTTATTTCCCCCTCAAACTTCATATAAGCAGACGTAGTCAACATGGTTGACTTTGTTGGCCAAGGATCACATACCTCAGAGGAAGGGTTTGCATATAAATAGTGTGCTGGGCCCAGAAGACCTGAGCATTGCTCCTAAGAGCAGCAGAGCATTAATGCCATAAATGCCAACCACAaagcaatgtaaaggtaaagggacccctgaccattaggtccagttgcgaccgactctggggttgtggcgctcatcttgctttactggccgagggagccggcatacagcttccgggtcatgtggccagcatgactaagccgcttctgacgaactagagcagtgcaaggaaacaccgtttaccttcccaccgcagcggtacctatttatctacttgcactttgacgtgctttcgaactgctaggttggcaggagcagggaccaagcaacgggagctcaccccgtggcggggatgtgaacctccgaccttctgaacagtaagtactaggctctgtggtttaacccacagcgccacccgcgtccctttacaaaGCAATGTAAGGGGTGCTAATGCCACTCAGATGACATTCTGAATCCCTTCCAGCCCCTGAACACTTTTCTTCCATGTGATCCTCCCTCTCCGCACCCCTAAAAAAGGGGAAAAgcttatgggtaggcaaactaaggcccgggggccggatccggcccaatcgccttctatatccggcccgcggacggtccaggaatcagcttgtttttacatgagtagaatgtgccctttgatttaaaatgcatctctgagtgatttgtggggcataggaatttgttcatattttttttttcaaaatatagtctggccccccacaaggtctgagggacagtggactggtcccctgctgaaaaagtttgctgacccctggtttaggtaGACACAAATTGCATTTAGCCAATGGTGGTGGTATGCATAAATTGTAAATGCCAGCAAAATCACACGTGTGATTAAATCCAAAGAAATCCAGACACCTAAATCTAAAGAAGACCTCTTTAGGCTTGATGCATTTTATCAGTAATTTTATTATAGTTTTCTAAATATTATACAATATGATACAACCAAATGTTCTGAAGGCTTGACGTCTTGCCACAAGCAACTGCAACTAAAGTCACACCAGATACTTGTAGCACTTTAAGCACCACAGCTTCCCCCCAGAGAACCATAGCTGAACCCcagcagagctaaaattcccagcacccttagcaaactgcagttcccagaatcctttggcgGAAGTGTTGTGCTTTTAAATATATAACGTGGATGCGATCCCATGGAAAATATTCAGAGTCCACAGCACAAGCAGACATTTATATCTGTTCTATCGCACTTCAGAAAGAGGTAAGGCTTGATGTTTGGTTTATGATACACTTGGATTTTACAAGACACCTTTGCCCTGATCCATTGCACGTATTATTCCAGGAATGGGAGCTCCAAATATGTGCACAGCCTAAGCCGTCCTGACACAACTTCTCCATACATTTCAAAAAGGAACATATTCATATGCCTTCCGTTCTATATTAgctccagtgccagatttacgtataagctaaacaagctatagcttagggcttcactctcttgggggccccaaaaaaattaaaggaaaaaaacctagatgtacatttccaaaatataagataaaaaacaaataaaataaaacctacatacagcaacagcgttttgtgttgtgtaggctcctatgatgtaagtaatgggccccgcctgctagcctgctccctaaaatatcactggtttgctcatttctatatacagtggtacctcgggttaagtacttaattcgttcaggagatctgtacttaacctgaaactgttcttaacctgaagcaccactttagttaatggggcctcctgctgctgccgcgccgccggagcacgatttctgttctcatcctgaagcaaagttcttaacccgaggtactatttctgggttagcagagtctgtaacctgaagtgtatgtaacccgaggtaccactgtatagggtgcctacattctgcatggactggttgcatggcaacacgtgcaaatggctttagatacctattaggtccataaattaccatatagcatatattcaacacaaaaaacagcgaccatttgttgttgacaaaggacagctggacatagaaagggccccatgactttccatagcttagggcctcatcaaacctaaatctggccccgaTTAGCTccctccattgaagtgaatgggccTGCTGAGAATATGCTGGGCCTTTGCTTGTGCTCTTGGATCAGCGGAGAATTCACGAATGCTGGAAGCTGGATAATGAAGAGTTAAGTGCATTTGCGTTGCTTCAGTTTCTGCGTTGCCAGGGTCAACCTGTAATCCCATTTCTGCCAGTGATACACTTGGTTGACAACGATGTTCATTTCCTCTGTGGTCCCCACAATAAGATACACCTTGGGACGGTGGGCATGAACCAGTTGCCGAGTACAGTTTTCGTTGATCAGAAACCACTGCTTAATCACACTGCGAGCATCGAAAGGCAAGAGCGACCCCTGGTTAATGAATTCCACCTGGCAGTCAATGTCATATTCTGGAGCGCCGAAGGCAGGTCGTTTCCTGGACAGTTTCACCTTTGCGgctgcaaagagagaaagaaaaattgtgtgtgtgtgtgtgtgtgtgtgtgtagcttctCCTGTATTAATACAGCAAATAAGAGAGAAGATGTCGTAGAATCTAGCAAGCCCCATCGCAGGGATGCCTCCATCCTAATTGTGCCAATAATAACTTACCAAAATTGCCGATACAAAAAATGTCCAGCACTTTCCGGCGCGTCAAGAGCTCATCAATGGCCGGGCAAGTCTGGCAGATAGGCTTGGGAAAGGCTGGCGGTTAAGAGAAGAAAAATCCAATTTGTCACGGGGGCATGCACTTGATTCCCACAGAAAATAAACCTGTCATGTCTGGAGATCTCCCGGAGAATTCTGAGACATTTTTTTGACAACTTGGAAGATAAAGCTGAGCTCGGGGCTCTGTATATTATAGGATAagcccttagaatcatagaattgtagagttggaagggaccatgagggtcaatctagtctgaccccttgcagtgcaggaatttttGGTCTAATGGGATCGAACCCAttgccctgagattaagaagctCATGTTCTGCCGACAAAGCTATTCCAGTCAGATAGAACGCTTCAGCAGGATGCCGTATATGCCAATTGTTATATCTTAGGAATTATATCCAAtatcagaattctttttttttttttagattaaaaggcttttattttatttatttttattatttcgaAAAAGTaacaatcataaataaataagaataaaaaatgtgcaccccaccaccaagaccattccattgtaactatccaacctcccaaaatttcaacacctcctgCGATGGTTTGATCCCTTTTcgttttaacagtacagtggtacctcgggttaagtacttaattcgttccggaggtccatacttaccgtaacctgaaactgttcttaaagcaccactttagctaatggggcctcctgctgctgccacgcgatttctgttctcatcctgaagcaaagttcttaacctgaagcactatttctgggttagcggagtctataacctgaagcgtatgtaacctgaagtgtatgtaacccgagctaccactatacaaattctacaaacacccaccatatctcctcaaaataatttctgctgtgtattccccgtcttaccttaacggcacatgttaatttatcatttgtagctatatcccacacctctttatgctATTCTcctattttatattctgcttgccccttccacttcctggctatcgtaattcgtgcagctgtcaataaatttgtgagcaagtccttcccagcctgtgaaccttccaccccaccgtaaatgaataataatgctacctctggacttttggccagctttaacccagtgatttccaACATTACAGTTCTAACCATGTATATTCTACACATAAGTAAGTTCCATTAAATCCAGTggagctttctcccaggtaagtgaggttgaatcctgacaagacagaagtactgttttgggggacagggggcgggtgggtgtgggggactccctggtcctgaatggggtaactgtgcccttgaaggaccaggtgcgcagcctgggagtcattttggacgcacagctgtccatggaggtgcaggtcaattctgtgtccagggcggctgtctaccagctccatctggtgcgcaggctgagatcctgcctgcccgcagactgtctcgccagagtggtccatgctctggttaactcccacttggactactgcaatgcgctctacgtggggctacctttgaaggtgacccggaaagtgggagagcacattttttaaaaattgtaaaatgaaattttaaaatgcaacagaaaGCTAGCAAGCAAGAACAGAGAGGATGAGACTAGACCCACTCTCTCTAGGACAGGTGGTGCTGCCAGACTGCTGTGGGTCTGGGAACCTCAAAAGGTAGGCTATGAAGGTACCAGTGTGTGAAACAATGGCATCTGGTGCCCATTAAAACTGGCAgcacagaaggcagggaggctatCAGTAAGCAGAGCCACAGCAAGAGACAACCAATTCTACTTTTGACCCCcttctgagttctgcaagggcaacaatGAGGACAAGCCTAGACCCCTCGCAAGTACATGCAACCCAAACCCCCATATAAAGCTGTACCTCCGAGACCACGCTTAACTTCTTTGCCGAGGGATGCAAGACACGTGTCCTCATCTGCGGGGAACCGATCGCAGTCCAAACTGCTGGGCCAGGCGCGTCCTTGGCATTGCAAGACGGGGGCGCAGCTGTCGCGGACCGCAACGCACATGCTTCTGCAAGGCTGGATGAAACTGTCGGGGAAGCAGGGCAGCTCTTAGGAGCAAAACACGCAGGCACGCCGCGCACGTCTGAAAGGGCAGCGAGGGGGGCCGCCCGCCGGAGAGACGGCttcgaggaagaagaagaggcctTCCTTCCCCATTTCCTCCCCAAGTCGAGGGCAGCCACCAGCCGTGCTGTCTGCGCCCCTCTCCCCACCGGACTCGCATCTCTCGAGTTGAACGTGTGAACGGCCCACGCGGGTCCGGCCGCGGGTACTCACGTGTCCAAGCACACGGGTGCGAAGAGCGAGCAGAGGAAGATCCCCGCGTGCGGGTGGCAGCCGGTGCTGACGAGGCGCTGCCACGCGGCGGCTTTCCCCACGACCTCGGGCAAACCGACGTGACCCAGCAGGTTGGGCAGCCTCATCTCCGAGTAGCCGATGTCGTGGCACATGGCCATGTCCGT
Coding sequences within:
- the LOC128422647 gene encoding secreted frizzled-related protein 2-like codes for the protein MLPAAVLLALALRRAAGLDLGLSTKCVSIPTDMAMCHDIGYSEMRLPNLLGHVGLPEVVGKAAAWQRLVSTGCHPHAGIFLCSLFAPVCLDTFIQPCRSMCVAVRDSCAPVLQCQGRAWPSSLDCDRFPADEDTCLASLGKEVKRGLGAFPKPICQTCPAIDELLTRRKVLDIFCIGNFAAKVKLSRKRPAFGAPEYDIDCQVEFINQGSLLPFDARSVIKQWFLINENCTRQLVHAHRPKVYLIVGTTEEMNIVVNQVYHWQKWDYRLTLATQKLKQRKCT